The following nucleotide sequence is from Phacochoerus africanus isolate WHEZ1 chromosome 6, ROS_Pafr_v1, whole genome shotgun sequence.
ACTGAGTTTTTTAGTGTCCTCTTGAAATCTGCTTCTGAGGGGAGTGCCTCACTCACTTTGCTGTTGTCCCAGCCCTCCCCAAATTACAGTGTATTTTCACTGGCTTTCAGGATTCTGCAAAAAGAATTCAAGCACATCCAAAAGGCAGGAAGGAATCTCCATCTGATGACCCAAGTACTGCTGTATCACAGACCACTAAGAAACAAAGTCCGGATCCTACagccaggaagaggaagagcagaACTACAGGCTCATTACCAGAAATGAACAAACCTACTGATGGAGAGATCTCTGAAGCAGAGTCAACTTGTTCTTCTGTGTCTGAGGTCCAGGATCCCATTTTCAGAATAACCAGGAGAAGGCAGATCTTAGTTACAGGCACCCCAGTTTCCAGTGTAAGGAAAAGACCGAAAGTAACTCCAGTAAATGAGTCTCATACTGAGGAAGAAGTCTCTGAAGCAGAATCTCATGTGTCAGGTATTTCTAGAATTGTGCGTTCCACAGTGATAGCTACACAAACCAGAGGAAGCAAGGCTAAGTCCCTAACAGGTCCAAGCCAAGAATCATACATGGAAGCTGTTTCTGATGCTGAGTCATCATGCTCAgaggtttcttccttttctggaatTGCAACGAGGAGAACAACAAGGAGTATGCAGAGGAGATTACAGGCACAAACTGAGGAGAATGATACTATGATTGTAGCAGGAAATGAAAAGCAAGGCGTAGATACGCCTGTGAATTCCAAGGATTCAGAAACCAGACGAACTTCTTGTCGTTTACTAGCAAGATCGCTTTCTCAGATCAATAAGCCGAATCTCTATAATAATGAAATTTGTAATGACCTTGATGAGGATCCCTTCTTcggaaattcaggaaaaaaattaattgcacAAAAACACCCAAGTGTTAATATAAGTGAGGAAGAACAGGACAACGTTTCACCTCTCAAAAACATAACAAAGCAGAATTGTGAGAGTTCAGAGGAAGAAGCCAAAGAACCAATAGATGAGGGAAAAGAAATTAATGAGAAAGATTCTCAGTTGAATCTTCCTGAACTGCAGGACACCAGCCTTCAGCAGTTAGTTTCTCAAAGGCATTCCACCCCCGAAAATAACAAAACCACATCAGAGCCCTCAAATCTGAACTGTGAGGCTGTAATGAAATCATTAGCTCACACATTTGCAGTTGTGGAAGTGGACAGATGCgatgaaggaagaaagagcaCCATAAAAACAAGCGACTGGACAGAACTTGGTGGCGGTGATGAAGAGTGCACAGTTACAGgtgacagccaagacatggacgaAGAAAGGGATGTGGATTTTGAGTGTGATGCCAAACTGCGTAATCCTGAGCTCAGCGCATCTCAGGATAAAGATGATTCGGTTTTATTAGTTCTCAGCAGTGATGAAAGCCAGCAGTCGGAAAGCAGTGAGGATGAAGAGGACACTATCTGTTTTGTTGAAAATAGTGGTCAAAAGGAATCATTAAATGCAGACTCAGAAACTACATCACATGGCAGTGCTTTGTTTGTAATTGACACAACTCCTGGATTGAGTGCTGATAAAAATTTTTACCTGAATGAAGAAGACAAGGCCAGTGAGGTTGTcactgaggaagaagaggaggaggaggaagatgaggaggaagaggaagaaagtgaaGAAGAATCATCAGACCACgacagaaataaagataatgaGTTTAGTGATGAAGACAACTTACTAAATAGCACAAAATCTAAactgtaagttttcatttttatttttttatttttttatttttttattttttcggtctttttaccttttctagggccgctcccgtggcatatggaggttcccaggctaggggtccagtcggagctgcagccaccagcctactccagagccgcagcaacgctggatccgagccgtgtctgcaacccacaccacagctcacggcaacgccggatccttaacccactgagcaagggcagggaccgaacccacaacctcacggttgctagtcggattcgttaaccactgtgccacgacaggaactccagttttcatttttaaaagtaagtttttGATAACATTTCAAGTAGCTGACTTaccataaaaatattacaaagcataGGAATTGAAAAAATTACTGCTTTGGGTTCTTTATGGAAGAGCTTTTTTATCAAGCCTCTACCTTATGTGGGTGTCTTTGTTAGGCATAGTTTTCCCACCATTGACAGCTGCAAGTGCTTCGCTTGGTGGTGTATCGAAAATACTCTGTTAAGATTTCCTTGCGTGATAGTTTAGAGAACatcaaagggaaggaaaataacTTGGTTTTTTTCTACATGTCAATTgtagagaaattgaaaaatagaggaaaactctgag
It contains:
- the DNTTIP2 gene encoding deoxynucleotidyltransferase terminal-interacting protein 2, with product MVVTRSARPQAGLQATSAESSQQKDSAKRIQAHPKGRKESPSDDPSTAVSQTTKKQSPDPTARKRKSRTTGSLPEMNKPTDGEISEAESTCSSVSEVQDPIFRITRRRQILVTGTPVSSVRKRPKVTPVNESHTEEEVSEAESHVSGISRIVRSTVIATQTRGSKAKSLTGPSQESYMEAVSDAESSCSEVSSFSGIATRRTTRSMQRRLQAQTEENDTMIVAGNEKQGVDTPVNSKDSETRRTSCRLLARSLSQINKPNLYNNEICNDLDEDPFFGNSGKKLIAQKHPSVNISEEEQDNVSPLKNITKQNCESSEEEAKEPIDEGKEINEKDSQLNLPELQDTSLQQLVSQRHSTPENNKTTSEPSNLNCEAVMKSLAHTFAVVEVDRCDEGRKSTIKTSDWTELGGGDEECTVTGDSQDMDEERDVDFECDAKLRNPELSASQDKDDSVLLVLSSDESQQSESSEDEEDTICFVENSGQKESLNADSETTSHGSALFVIDTTPGLSADKNFYLNEEDKASEVVTEEEEEEEEDEEEEEESEEESSDHDRNKDNEFSDEDNLLNSTKSKLLKLTSSSIDPGLSIKQLGGLYINFNADKPQLNKRTLTQLKEKKKNELLQKAVITPDFEKNYSVPPYRESKYKLQKKRRQERQKTAGDGWFGMKAPELTDELKNDLKALKMRASMDPKRFYKKNDRDGFPKYFQIGTIVDNPADFYHSRIPKKQRKRTIVEELLADSEFRRYNRRKYSEIMAEKAANAAGKRFRKKKKFRN